The nucleotide sequence aaaaaaatagaactgggaacccaattttatgggccaccgcgacgcgccactatcgcggtggatcattgaaaattgataaatgggaaattggtagtcaccgcgacgcggagccatcgcgttgtcccactagttgggacctgaaacttcagtgCGACTCATCATAATAGCtccaggccactggaaattgactattgggaaattggggtcctccgcgatgcgccactatcgcggagttccactggaaattgacaattgtcaaatagaccctctccgcgacacgccaagcaccaaaatgacgttgttttatgactaggacttaaattagccataacttcttacccgggtatcggatttgggtgaatcttatatcgacggaaagcttatcaaatttcccatgtaataaagaatcaaaattagagaaatttcatatagttaacatgatactcacttaggaagtcacttctcaatcttttaggatcGAAATTacgcttcacttgacacgctctaaggctcagattaTGAGGGAACTATGCGGGGTCTTACACCTTcgtctttcaaattttttaaaaaatcttctaGAATTTAGTGTTGCAAGAACTGTCACATCTTAACGAATGTGGTGAAACTTCTTTGATAATGTAACGCATACCTTGCActgatatacataaaaaaatgagCAGTTAGTAATCTACTTGGTTAGTAGCTAGTCATATTGACTAAGATATATCCATTTTTTGAAGTTATTAGTTGGAGATACATAATTTTGTTCAATATTAAagagagatacataattaaaataatgtttCATGCATAGAATTAATGTTAATtaggtatctcaactttaaaatttattactgagataaattcattttttaatctatttGATCGACATACATAATACAGAAATTAGACTGAagagagatacataattaaaattatgtcttATCCATGAAAATGATGTCATTTATGTATCTCAACAGTAAAAGTTATGTATCTGACGAATTTTTTAATCTGATACTTATGTAAAATACCTTTTGGAGTGtgtctcttttaattttttcagcAACTTTGCGTTTTGAAggaccaaacttttctttcaaagAAGCAGAACCAcatttcttctttgatttaaCACCATCAATGGCGGTATCGAAAGCTGAATCGATTTCCGTCATTGATGGTGTTGGTGCCGTGATGTTGGTGGCATTAATGATAAATCATTTTCttgaaaaaggaagaagaaaagtCAAGAAATTTCTCTCACAAATTTCAATGATAAATCGTTTGATTTAACACCATCAATGACGGCATCAATGATAAATCgttttcttgaaaagaaaaaaaagaaaagccaAGAGATTTCTTTCACAAATTTTAAATCTAAAAGAGAAGTCGAAGATGAAAGAAGGAGCAGTAAATAAGGAAAAAGGCTAATCTTTATGGGAGAAAGAAGGGTGCCTTTTCTACTTTTGTGATGTTTCTGatattttaaaagagagaaagcaaataaggaatttaagtaattatttaaaaggGTCAAAATTTTAAGTAGTTAGAATAAATTAAGTTGTGATATTAGCCAATTTAGCCCTATTAAttgtgctttgaaaatataaatttaaatatatacaacttgtttagtcatttaatgataagggtattattggaagaacatattaaaattctcttgatttcatcaatggaacaactaaattgaaataaatatttttagaaaaaagacaattaaaatgaaacggagggagtaagaaattaaataaagtagAACAACTAAAGTATTGTATGTAACGACTTGAAATTAACGgttaaaaaatattattccaCTTAAAAGCTgatttttggaatattttttcaatttcactCACCTAAAAAGTGTATATTCATGCTCTTTGTCACATCATCATCTAGGGGTCCAAAGGTATATcaatatacaataaataaaatgagTCAAGTTTAGGTAATGTTATCGTAAAAACTCGACCCCAATTTCCTTAATTGTGATTAGAATTGTAACTTAATGTTTTGGATAAATTTGTATAAACCTTTGGGGCTTGTTGAAATGGTCATGGTGGAAGATGTTTTATCACATGTTGCACTACATAGATGTtgtggatttattttattttttgccaaACAATCGACAAGCCCTCAAattggcacgatctttcactttggcacttAAGGTGGAAGCGCCTAAAGCAGCTACAAAATGTGTCATCTTGGCACCTTTTTGCATTAGCTCTAGTGCGTGAATTGCACTCACTTCCAACATGGATTAAATAACCAATTAATTTGTGTCAACTCATTTTAAATCGCCACATCATTATATGCACCAAcaattatctttttaaaaaaaaaatacatgacaaGATATCCTATAAATTAatgacacgtgatttttgatcaaATAATTACAAAAGTACTTTGACTTCATCTTTTCCACTCAATCATTCTTGAAGCTTAACCGCCATCAATGGAGGTTGaatttttcaaggatgataaacaTGCCTCCTCATTCTTTAAGGATGATAGATCCACATTAATAAATTCCCGAATTAACTAAGAAAATATGGAGAAGGAGGCCTGTGCTCGATTAgaaaataatcaacaaaaaaaataagggcACTATTAGCTCAAAATGTCCAGCAtcttttttccttcatttacATATAACTTGCAAAATGAATTTAGAACCACTAACTAAATCAACTCAATCAGTTGAATGAATGATTTACTGGTTAATTAGTTAGGTCAAAATGACAAAAAGAAGAGGTCCACTAATGGAGATTGAgtttttagacaaatttttattttcttcaccttttaaattatattattagaagtgatatgaaaaaaacattcaaataaattattctctAAGATATAGAGGAGTTTGGGTGTACCATTAAAGTAGTTTGAGCTTGAAAAAAATGGTGGAAGTTAGTGAGATGAAAAAATAGGGAAGaagatgataaaattaaataaaaaattagttaaaataacGTTATCATGCACCTAAAAGCGAGTGTTATACACTCAACTTTGTCAAATCAATGaaaggtgtcaaagtgacacagTTTATGGCTACTTTAAGTGCTTAAAATGAACAATGTTCACCttaggtgccaaagtgaaagattgTGCTAAGTTGAGGGGTCTGTCGATgtatttgacttttatttttgagTGTTTGATTTTTGGTGATCGCGATACCAAAAAATATCATGATCACAAGGGGAAATTGACTAGTCAAGGAGATTGTGCACTCCAGGACCCACTTGTTGCGAATACGAGTCAACTAGACTTCACACACGATCGCAAAAGAGTGAGGTCTGATCAACTAGTCAACAATTATCCTTGAACGAGAGGACTTAGACTTGATCGCATAGAGTCGGTCAACGATTCACTTCATTATACAAAGGACTATTGCCTTTGCAAAGAAGGGACAAATCTAGTATATATGTTAAAAGTGACAAATTTCAAATGAGAAATTTTTGACCATttttcgcaaaaaaaaaaaagaaaagcttaTCGAGGTGATCCAAGGTGATTTTCTGTTGCGACGctgaaaatttcattattttcttcattagCTTCGTGTTCATTGTTATTCTTCTAAGCAAAAACAGTTCAAAAAAAAGCAATCATTTCTCATAAGAGAATACATAGAACCACTCCGTCCTAAGAAGGATCAAAGAAGTGAGGAACCTCTCGCAGATTTTTGGAATTCAACATCAGAACGTATTTTCACACCATCGACTCATCCCAATCGAGTTTGGAAGCATTAAAGCGTGATAAcgaatatttaaattattatacatACATGATACATTACTAAAATCACATGGTATACTAAGGAAACAATGCATCCAAGTCCATAATAGTACCTAGCCTACATTTGATTTGATATAGACACAGTGCATCCAAGTCCATAATAGTACCTAGCCTACATTTGATTTGATCCTAATATTTTTCTAGTGTACAAAAGAACTAtggagctgagggtctatcgaaaaccaCCTCTCCACTTCACCTGAGGTACTGAGGTAGTGATACAGTCTGCATATACTCTATTCTCCCGAAACCCCACTATATAgaaatacactgagtatgttattgttgtacaAAAGAATACACCAGATATGTTGTTTTACAAAAGAATTATGGAAGTAATTTGCAATGGAAGGGAAGTATGATCAACCCAAGATCGACAGCACATAGCACATAATGGCTAAGTGAAAAAGATGACTTTaagctttttaaaaaatatatattttttattgaaataaaatccatattcGGCATATATTTGATCCTTCTTGCAACTTTAAGAGTATATTTAATATACTTCTGGCacgtgattttttttctttaattcaatGGCTAATATGAGTGACATTGATCTTTGATGGTACTTTTTTGTTCACTCTTATAGGCAGGGGCGGCTccaccttaaaaaaaaaaaaaaaaaaaaaaaaaaaaaaaaaaaaaaaaaaaaaacacggcCTCCTTAAACACCAAATTTAAGGAGCCTCATTTTTaactaataatatattataaatttttttaaaaaaaaattacatattatttataaaaaaaataaatttttcatgtaaaaagaaagaattattagaagaggTTCACATCTATGTCTCAACAAAATAAAATGCactgattatattattactttaaaaaaattaattaagaattacttttaaaaagaaaaattaaaacctCCACTTGATTTTCTTCATACGCCTTGATCCACCCCTGCTTATAAGCAGTTCACTTTTTATGCTGTAGGAGCAAAAATGAAGTGCTCATTCCATGTGATGTTATCATCCTTTTCAAGATTTTCTTACACCCCACCACACATTTTTGTGGAAGAATATTTCTTATCCATCCCCCTCATTGACTATTCAAAAACTTTAATCAATAAGCTTCAAACTCACTTTAGCTTCATATTCTCGAGAAAACATGCACCTGTCTAATTGTTGATATATTCAAATTAATCACTGTTCAATGATTTTACTAGGGTCATCCATCAACTAAGGCCAGCATAAAGTCAGGTACAGGTACAATGGATACTCTAAATTGCTTCTAATAACTCAACGTCACAAGTGGTAAACACCCTTCACCTCCAAAACCTGAGGTAACGGTTTGTCACCGAGGCAAAGTGAGGAGCTCCTGGGAGGGGTTAAAGTAGTAGTACTCTACAAGATATGATAGCAACTCAACCTTAAATAATATCACTAACAGTGAGACAGATACCGATTCAACCTTCATAATAAATAGCTTTTCCCATTCTCTTAAGTATTATCTACATTCCCgttttatattactatttttacATCTATCGGTCATAAGGAAATTCCATGTCGTTCTCTGTCACTTTAAACGGCTGAGGATGTTGGCCGAAGCAATAGAGATTCCACATCTTAAAATATGACCGCTCCAGATTCCGTACCTAAGGATGCATAGAAAAGAGCTTTAGCATTGTTCAAGTAAAAGAACGGCACTTAAAGCAACTCAGTTGTAACGGTGGTTCAGAAAATATTAAGGTACTTGACGTCATAAGCATTGAAATAACAGTCATGTATCACGGGGTTAGATCACTCACCCAGCGCGCTGTGTCAAATAGAGGGCAACTCAGACGCACAGCATTGAGTCTATTGGTGAGATCTTGGAGCTTGGGACGATTCAGAGCCAGTGACACTGCTCTCTCTTCATACTCCGTCATactgttaaaaaaaaaaaagcaaaacaaaatgaagaaagCCCGAAAAGGTAGAAGTACACGGATTAGAAAAGTATCTTCTCCCCTTCTCTTTGTTTCAACACACGTCATCCCCATCTGAGACTATATCTTATATGGTTTAAACTAGATAGGATGAAGAAAGCCTGAAAAGGTCGAAAGTACCAAGGACGAGAGAAGTATGCTCTCCCCTTCTCGTTGTTTCAAAACAGGTCATCCCCATCTGAGACTATCTTTATATGGTTTAAACTAGATAGGATGCCCTTTCACAAGCAGAATAAAATTATACTAGATTGTTCAGTTTTACTGTCAGTTTTGAGTTTGTAGCTAACATTTCTTAGATATATACAATAGTAGAACGTCGTCCATACAAGATAAGACTTCACATGTATCAAAATAAAGCTTCTGAAGTGCAATTCAGTGGAAATATCAGCTTAAGAATGAAACATGTTTGCCAGGACCAAACCATCATAGAAACCTGCAGAGTCCAAAACACCTACCTGTTAACAACCATCTCCTCACCAACCCCTGTGGCCAAACACAGCGAGCCAGCAACTCTAGTTGCCATTTTCTCTAGGGGAAGGGTGACCATCGGGAGACCAGCCCAAAGTACATCCGTTCCAGTGGTATGTGCATTGCACAGTGGTCTGTGAGAACAGAAACCAAATTCATCAGCATGAGCTGCATCTACACAGGATATTGCGAAAGCAAGATGCAAGAAAGTTTGTAATATTCTAACGTGTCGAGGCAAAGGTCTGCCAAGGAGCTGCGTCTGATGTGCTCTTGTTTCATTGCAACATCTGTGAAAATAATTTGGTCCGGCTGCACACCTTGTGCAGCAGCatctggaaaaaataaaaaccacATTAAGGATATCTCCTGTAACAGATTCCGTAGAATAATATTTCAAAGCAACATCAGACAAGCTTATAGCAATAGAAATAATGTGAAAGAGAAACATACGTGCGCGAACCCTCATTTCTCCTGCAGCTGGAAATCTGAGAAGCCAAAGAGCACTGCTTGGTACACGCTTAAGAATATTGCACCTGCAACATCAAACTCAAGTGTATAATGCAAGTTGTCTTAACAAACAGTATACCAATATAAAAGCCATCCGAACATTACCATGTCTTAAATATCTCAGGATCCATCTTGTAGAGCTGATTAAAACAAGCAAAAATGAATTTGTCCTCTGGCAACCCATAATCTGAACGCTTGGGTTGGAAGTTTGGATCTAACACGTCAAGGTTTTTCTAGACATTGGCATGAAACCCATCAACATTCAGGAAAAGggaacaattaaaaaaattaaaataagaatctGAAAGCTTGAGCCCAAGAACTCACTTGCTTATAATCATTGacaaaataacaatgagggagatgGACAAGCTTCTCTGAGTAAATATGTGAGTACCGCGTAGGTGACACAAACTACCAAGCATAGAGGAGAAGCAATGTCAATGTCAAGGACAAGAAAGAAGAGCAAATAGTGTGAAACCAACTGCCGTGTATTCAGAAAAAAGTATGTCAAGATCATAAGAAAAtggaaaataactaaaatacctcATCCGTAACCAAATAATGTATATAGTTAGCTCCAGTGGTTCCAGGAAACCCCATATATGAAACCTGGATAGGAGCAGGCTGCATTGCAAAGATCTCATTTCGGGCTCCCTACAAAATATAATTAGCAGGTTAAAAATGAGCAGCCTTACCAATGTCGAACTTTCCACAACAAATACGCGTTCAAATGGCTACAAAAGTATAGCAGTAAAGCTCATGAGACCGTCCAGAATCCTGTAGTTAGGCAATGAAATAATGTGAGATGACATTTTCCAAATACTCATAGCGCAAGGTCATGCTAATCCAAGTTCAATCCTGATCTCCATATTTCTGGGGAACTTCCCCAACAATGATtgctctgttttttttttttcctgttcTACTCTTTTATTCTTTAATGGGTTACACCCACAAACAAATGAATTCAACTACAAAATAAGAATATGATCTCATTAAGATTAATAAGGTAAGTAATTAATATCTTACCTTAGTATAACCATTAAGATTGATCAGGATCTGTATTTGATCCTCATTAATCATTTGAGCTATCACATCAGATGTCAAGGACGCTACATCAACAAAATGCTCTACTTCTGACTGAATGCGGAGCCTCCACTCAGTGCCATCATTTGGACTCAAAGCATAGCAGAACACCTGGCAATAGGAGTCCTTGTAGGTTTAATAGGAACCGCAGGGGGAAGAGAAGAGGGGGCAAGCATAACAGCACCAATGAATCTTTAAAATGATATGTTATCCAAACCTCAACATTTTCTCTATCGTGCATGCCAAACACTGAACCCATCAGATGAGATAGTGGGTGGTTTCCAAAATCACTACTCACATATCTAGGcacatttaaaaaaatatcattatatcGGTAATAGTTGTAACTTTAATATCCGAGGAAGATGTAAGCAAGTAGACAGCTAGTCAGAGGCTTACCCGACCCTAAGCCGACCACTCCTGCCACCACCCTTTATTGGCAATGGTGGAGGATGAGTGAAAGGAGGAAGTGCGAAGCGAGCTGCAATTACAGAGCAGTGCTGGGCATACTTGCAACTGTATAATCAACGGAAAGGTAAGTTAGAAAGTCGCATCATTCTTCTCCATCGATCCAAAAGAGAAAATCCCTCACCTGATTTCTAGAGCTAGCAGTGGATCGAGAGGGTAAGCAATTGCATGGAAAGGCTGTACGCTGGGGATAACTGACATCTACGACAAAGTTGCAATAGAGAAAATATTCAAGGAAGATATGAATCAGTATCACCGTGATCAACATATAGCTTACAATACCGACATGTTATGGTGGAATGAGAAGCAGAGATACCTTAATCTGTCTTCTCAGGATCCCCTCAACTTCAATAAACATCTTCTCTCGATCATCCCAGTCACAGACACACTAGGagtataaaatcaaacataataaGTGTGCTTGAAACAAAGAATCCCAGCAAACATGCATATAATTAGCAGGAACAAATTAAGCCTCAGTTCAAAGTCACTTGTAAAGCAATATATCAATGTAGTGTCCAACGCTACCTAAGAACACCCACTCAAGGAAAAAGTAAGGTCTTATGTTATTCCTCGTGCGCAAGATGCACATGGAAATTACCTTAAGTTTCTTACAATACTAGGGTAGAGAATTATTAGGTAATGGAGTGTTGTCTTGCTTTGCGGCGGGTTTAGGATTGGTGGCGCCTGTCGTAGTGCTAGGCTTATTCTTGTAGTTTCTTGCCTTTGATATCTACTATCATCTATTGTTCATTGTGTTTCAGTTATTGGACTATTTTGTTGCACATTCTGTTGTTACTGTTCCTTTTCTAAATGCAAGACATTATTTTCCTTATAAGTTACTGCATTTTCTTTGCTGTCATTTTTCCCTTTCATAACTACATATGATTTGTTGCACTCGGGCCGAGGGTCCTTCGGAAACAACCTATCTACTTCCACGAGGTAGGGATAAGGTATGTGTACACACTGCCCTCCCAAGACCCCACCTGTGGGatttactgggtatgttgttgttgttgtttttgttattgttgttgtgctTACAACACTAGATGCTAAACTTATCTCAAGTATTTATTCCAAGCTGATAAATTGGCATCGGAGGTAGAACGAGGACAAGACAAATCTAAGTCTTAACATAAAACTACTACTTAAAAAGTCTTaacaataaacataataaaaatagaggaggctaagagCACAGCATGAAACTTCATCTAAATAAGGTAGTTTGGTTTTTGAAACATATCTTAAGCATAGTCCATCAACAGATAATACTATCATATGAGTTTATCATGCTGACATTAAAAAAGGCAGCAAATATACATGAACTCTTTGATAACCCCCACACAAAAAAACATTGGCAACTGATGGATGAAGATACCTGTAACGTGTGAAGAAGATTGCAAGTTGCTTCTGGGAAGTCAGGACGTAGCATCAAAGCTTGTCTATAGCTTTTTATAGCTGCTTCCACATTACCACTGCAGGATATTGAATGAAAGCATTACTAACAAGCAAATGGACATAAACCACACACATGAGAAAGGACCATGAACAGTTTAAAGCTTGCAAACTAGACAATGAACCTGTCCTTATAAGATGAGGCCAGATTTGCATGAGCCTCCGCCATATTTGGTCTAATGGTAATAGCTCGCATATAGTCCTGAATAGCTTCGTTAACTCTACCGATCTCCTTGTACGTGTTACCTCTATTGACTAGTCCATCAGCTGCCATGGGATCAATCCTGAGCACCTCATTGTAGCAAGATATGGCATCTGCATAGTTACCCTGTAAgttaaccaaaagaaaataatcatttgTCTGGTCAAAACCCTGCAAGGGGAGCGCACTAATTGCTCAAGAGAACAATCACTCCTAGCTATATCTTTGCAACCACATACAGCCCTCCGAACAGCTTTTCTTTCACAGACATGAAAATTATTGATTCTTCAAATCGCATATAAACATGTACCTGCTGCTTGTATATTATGGCTAAATTGTTAAAAGGAGCTGAAAGTCCGGTTGTCACAGCTAAAGTTGCCTTGTAACACTGTGCAGCGGCACTCATCATGTTCCTAGAGAATCAGGAATGACAACTCTGATTACTTGATCTGAGTATCCCAAGTCCTCCCAAAAGGgatcaaaaaaaaacaaaagaaaataattaattgaatCCAGTAACCCTACCACTCCATATAAATGTTTCCAAGATTAGTCAGTGCTTGAGGATGGTTAGGCTGAAGTGAGAGGCATTGCTGCAAGCACCAATCAGATAGATTAAGCAAATagcatgatagagaaaaaagAACGCATGTATATGCACAAAAAGTGGATATAGCTTACACGATAGTAATGAATTGCTTCTTCAACCCTACCAGCATCTTTCAGAGCATTACCCTAAAAGCAACAGAGGGGGGAGAGTAGATAATTAACACCCAAAGAAATTAAGTTGTACCGGACAACTACACAGTAGAAGATGAAATAAAGGCCCAACCAGGTTGTTATATGCCTCCAAAAATCCAGCATCACAGGTAATAGCTCTCCTGTAATTAAGCATGGCCATCTCCAGGTTACCTTGCTCATAGTACACAGTAGCTAAGTTGCCTGTGCAATTTTTACATTAACTTACGATCTGTACAATGATCAATCACCATCACTACTACCCTATGGATTCATTCCCCCAAAAGATAAAGAGGAACTCAGTAATTTGCTTATTGTGAGCCTCTCCCTCCCttcctcctctttttttttttggaggggggggTCACTAATGTCTGGTTAACACCAAGCCTACACATTTTCCGTGCTACTTTATCTTCCACTGCATAAATTAAATTCATGGGAAAATGGAAACTCAAGGTTTCACCCAGTAGAAAGCAACCTCATAGCAATGAATATGAAGATAAGACCGAGAAAGGCGCACTTACCAAAAGCCATTGCATAGTCTGGTCGCACAAGGAGAGCACGCTGATAACACATAATGGCCTCCTGTGGCATCCCCAGGGCCTGGAAATTCAAAGCAGATACACATATTCCTCACATTCTTGTCCAGGCACTTGAAAACGGA is from Capsicum annuum cultivar UCD-10X-F1 chromosome 5, UCD10Xv1.1, whole genome shotgun sequence and encodes:
- the LOC107871293 gene encoding probable UDP-N-acetylglucosamine--peptide N-acetylglucosaminyltransferase SEC isoform X1 produces the protein MLSLQSDPRQQQQQQLISRVSHDGVVGGDPRVDSSFPFYSDSGLPSVNINSELSREVDEDTHIYIAFDIYIYCATVDEDTLLTLAHQNYKAGNYKQALEHSKAVYERNPQRTDNLLLLGAIYYQLHDFDTCIAKNEEALRVNPHFAECYGNMANAWKEKDNIDVAIRYYLIAIELRPNFADAWSNLSGAYMRKGRLSEAAQCCRQALALNPRLVDAHSNLGNLMKAQGLVQEAYNCYVEALRIQPTFAVAWSNLASLFMDAGDLNRALQYYKEAVKLKPNFSDAYLNLGNVYKALGMPQEAIMCYQRALLVRPDYAMAFGNLATVYYEQGNLEMAMLNYRRAITCDAGFLEAYNNLGNALKDAGRVEEAIHYYRQCLSLQPNHPQALTNLGNIYMEWNMMSAAAQCYKATLAVTTGLSAPFNNLAIIYKQQGNYADAISCYNEVLRIDPMAADGLVNRGNTYKEIGRVNEAIQDYMRAITIRPNMAEAHANLASSYKDSGNVEAAIKSYRQALMLRPDFPEATCNLLHTLQCVCDWDDREKMFIEVEGILRRQIKMSVIPSVQPFHAIAYPLDPLLALEISCKYAQHCSVIAARFALPPFTHPPPLPIKGGGRSGRLRVGYVSSDFGNHPLSHLMGSVFGMHDRENVEVFCYALSPNDGTEWRLRIQSEVEHFVDVASLTSDVIAQMINEDQIQILINLNGYTKGARNEIFAMQPAPIQVSYMGFPGTTGANYIHYLVTDEFVSPTRYSHIYSEKLVHLPHCYFVNDYKQKNLDVLDPNFQPKRSDYGLPEDKFIFACFNQLYKMDPEIFKTWCNILKRVPSSALWLLRFPAAGEMRVRAHAAAQGVQPDQIIFTDVAMKQEHIRRSSLADLCLDTPLCNAHTTGTDVLWAGLPMVTLPLEKMATRVAGSLCLATGVGEEMVVNSMTEYEERAVSLALNRPKLQDLTNRLNAVRLSCPLFDTARWVRNLERSYFKMWNLYCFGQHPQPFKVTENDMEFPYDR
- the LOC107871293 gene encoding probable UDP-N-acetylglucosamine--peptide N-acetylglucosaminyltransferase SEC isoform X2 — its product is MLSLQSDPRQQQQQQLISRVSHDGVVGGDPRVDSSFPFYSDSGLPSVNINSELSREVDEDTLLTLAHQNYKAGNYKQALEHSKAVYERNPQRTDNLLLLGAIYYQLHDFDTCIAKNEEALRVNPHFAECYGNMANAWKEKDNIDVAIRYYLIAIELRPNFADAWSNLSGAYMRKGRLSEAAQCCRQALALNPRLVDAHSNLGNLMKAQGLVQEAYNCYVEALRIQPTFAVAWSNLASLFMDAGDLNRALQYYKEAVKLKPNFSDAYLNLGNVYKALGMPQEAIMCYQRALLVRPDYAMAFGNLATVYYEQGNLEMAMLNYRRAITCDAGFLEAYNNLGNALKDAGRVEEAIHYYRQCLSLQPNHPQALTNLGNIYMEWNMMSAAAQCYKATLAVTTGLSAPFNNLAIIYKQQGNYADAISCYNEVLRIDPMAADGLVNRGNTYKEIGRVNEAIQDYMRAITIRPNMAEAHANLASSYKDSGNVEAAIKSYRQALMLRPDFPEATCNLLHTLQCVCDWDDREKMFIEVEGILRRQIKMSVIPSVQPFHAIAYPLDPLLALEISCKYAQHCSVIAARFALPPFTHPPPLPIKGGGRSGRLRVGYVSSDFGNHPLSHLMGSVFGMHDRENVEVFCYALSPNDGTEWRLRIQSEVEHFVDVASLTSDVIAQMINEDQIQILINLNGYTKGARNEIFAMQPAPIQVSYMGFPGTTGANYIHYLVTDEFVSPTRYSHIYSEKLVHLPHCYFVNDYKQKNLDVLDPNFQPKRSDYGLPEDKFIFACFNQLYKMDPEIFKTWCNILKRVPSSALWLLRFPAAGEMRVRAHAAAQGVQPDQIIFTDVAMKQEHIRRSSLADLCLDTPLCNAHTTGTDVLWAGLPMVTLPLEKMATRVAGSLCLATGVGEEMVVNSMTEYEERAVSLALNRPKLQDLTNRLNAVRLSCPLFDTARWVRNLERSYFKMWNLYCFGQHPQPFKVTENDMEFPYDR